DNA sequence from the Ochotona princeps isolate mOchPri1 chromosome 5, mOchPri1.hap1, whole genome shotgun sequence genome:
GGTTGAAGTCAGTTGTAAAAATTCTAGTCCTATTTTGTCTCACAATTACCAAAAAAGCAACAGGAGGAAAAGGGTCGATACCAGTTCCACATAAACGATGGCTCAAAAAGACAAGTAAAGGCTAAATTTAGTAAGTACTTGAAGTCAGAGGATCCAGCAGGAAGTGCACACGTGGCCATGTGAGATGTGGCTGTGCTGTTTGCATCAGCAGCCATGGGGAAGTAACAGAGTCTTAGGTCAATGCTCCCAGAGCTGGTATATAAGGGCCTCTCCCAGCAGGAGGAGCATCACACCTTCCTCACCTCTCCTGAGTCCTCTCTCCTCACTTCACCTGAGTCCTCTCTACTGACACCATGGGTTGCTGTGGTTGTGGAGGTTGTGGTGgctgcagcagtggctgtggcagctgtggcagctgtgggggctgtgggggctgtggcggctgtggcggctgtggtggctgtggtggctgtggtagCTGCACCACCTGCAGGTGTTACCGGGTGGGCTGCTGCTCcaactgctgcccctgctgccgcggctgctgtgggggctgctgca
Encoded proteins:
- the LOC131480326 gene encoding small cysteine and glycine repeat-containing protein 5-like, yielding MGCCGCGGCGGCSSGCGSCGSCGGCGGCGGCGGCGGCGGCGSCTTCRCYRVGCCSNCCPCCRGCCGGCCSTPVVCCCRRSCSSCGCGSCGCGSCGSCGKGCGKGCCQQKCCCQQKCGCQKQCCC